TGTATTTTCAAACCTTATAAGCAAAGGGGCATCCTGGGTAATCAAACTCCTCCGAATCAGGCTTCCTCATACGCTCAGGGTGAAATTGCAATCCCATAATGAACTTACCCTCATCTGGATTATAAGCATCAGGGTCATAAAACCCTTCAATCAATCCATCAGGTGCAAAGGCCATTGGAACAAAACGCTGTGCCAATCTCTTCACCCCTTGATGGTGATAGCTATTAACCCAAATATCCATTTTTCCATCTTCTAAAGAATCCTTAAACCAATGATGCAAAGGGGTGTCCTCAACCACTTCCACATCGTGCCTATGCCCATCATAATCGTCATAGTTTATATGCATCACCCGTTTATTCTCTGGACACTTGATTGAAAGCTCTTTCCCTATGTCCTGGTAAAGGGTACCCCCACATGCTACATTAAGAATTTGTGAGCCCCTGCAGATTCCCAAATAGGGAATGTTCCTCTCCAGGCATAGCTTCGCCAGGCTCAACTCAATCGagtctttttctttatcaatgGCCGTGTCACTCACATGGAGCCTTCTAATCTCTTCCAATTCCTCTTGTGAAAGGCCCGAGGTATCTTCTTCGTACCAAGAGGGATCAATGTCCTCCCCTTCGCACAGAAGCACGCCATGGATTGGCTCAAAGCTATCCAACAACATGTGCACCCCAGAAACACGAGGAACAATCACGGGCACGGCGCCATACCCTACTATAAGATCCAGGTGATATTcacctgaaaaaaaaaatcacgtaataacaaattttatcatgTTAATTTCCTTacattattgaaaaataattaagaaattgaATACATTATTCATACAAGAACAATTTTTTGACCACTCCCAATTGCACCGAAGCAGATTTGATTGAAACACGAAAGAAAAAGATGGAAACATAACCTACCGACGAAATCAACGAACTTGTTCTTGCGAACGCTTCGTCTAGAGACAATGAGAACACGAGGGAGAATGACGGAGAGATCGGTGGACATTGGTGCGACGATGGAGATTTGATAACGGCTACGATGCGTATATTCTGTAGGAAAAGGTGAGGGCTTTTTGGGCACAATATTTATAAACGATGGTATTAGAAATATGGATAAGGATGAGGAGTAGGATTAGGTTTTGGAATTGATAATTAATGAGCGTTGATGAAACCGTGGATTTCGTTAGATACAGCTGACAGGGCCTGCAAGAGATATATACTGAGATAAACAACGTTGGAGCGCAGAAAAACAAGCAAACTTTTTCGTGCCTCCGCGTATGATCGACGTTTTCACAGCTTTCGATTTCGTTTTGTTCTTCTCATGTATTATAAATAGGTTGCTAGCCACCAATTAGTTTTTACACGTTGGttctaaataaaaattctatCTGTTGACCGTTGACTTAAATTTTGGAGGCTTTTGATTTGATAAGATCAGAATTATccttacttttttaaaaatatatgcacGTTAGCttttatagttaatattttaaattgtatttttattaccTGATAAATGGTTATGGATTgatatatagtaaaataaaataatatatcatattcTTCCTAATGATTTCATATCCCTTATCTTATTTTGTGTAACTGTCAAATAATAGTATGCTAgtaacactacaagaaaaaaaaaactcatttttataCCATTAAAATACGTAGGTAAGTTAAAAATCCGTAggtaataaaatgttatttatagaTTACTTatgaacaaaaaattataaataaaataatcgtGAGTAAATTACATATGAAGCTTagatagaaaataatttaatttttacgaatttgagaaaaatgaatGAGGGAGCACAATAACATGCAAGACACTTGGCTACTATTTTAGTAACTAAAGAGCAACGTGGCACTTTGGTGGGTCAAACATTGAATTGGGGTTATAAGTTCTATATAAATAGCATGAGttgattattaatattaatattaataagcTGAGAATATGAAGAACTTATCAAGTTTTGGTACATTAattggaataaaaataataataatattttaatgcataaaattttttatattcatttaatattatttatcattatattttttcttttttgtatgtatcattaaaataaaatgctcTTTGTAGTCTTTGCTTTAATCATAATTATATGCCATTTGAGTGATGTTCAGTTCACAGCGTAATAAGGTTGACCGTGATGCAACGAAGAGAAAAAAACAACCTATGCGTACGTTAGCAATTAGAAGTGCAATTGGGATACGATACAATTTGCTTCGTCACTGCCTACGCAATAACTTCATCCAATTagtaattaatttcataattaaagaCTGTAATTGTTGGCCATCATagtatcaaataataaatttagatgCTCAAAATAGGATAagattatattttgaattgaaatttaagtacaaattttgaattattaattaattgattgatgTAATAGTTAATTTCTATCGTCATCACTGATCTTCAAATttagaagatataattaatttctaaatcatttatagatttaaatatttttaattaaaatttgttaaaaaaactgATTATATTAAGTGATGTGAGTGTAGTCTATTTGATTTTGTAGTCTTAAAAGTACAATAATGTACTAAACATCaagttttagaattttttactaaatatttcttttattatttaaatttgtattgtgtttaaaattataaatttaattaaacggTCATATAATTTCACTTGAGGTAAAATTAAATGATGGAGActcaataaaaaatgaaaatattttagatacttaatattataacaaattgtaatataagtttattgaaaatattctaataaatagatattaaaaaaattaatcataactAATAAGTAATggaaactaaatttttttaatataattataatctaATTATGAATATAGCAAAGCAAtcatttatcaattatattttaagacaTTTTAAATGAAATCTTAGCAAAAAGAATGTTAATTGATCAACTATATTGACCAGGAATTAATATAGTATGAGGCTTGGAAAAGCGTTTATCTTGAAATAGAATCaaagaaatgagaaaaaagCAAAAATGAGATTAAATAAAACTCTCAAACTATATAGTAGAAagataaatgattatttaaaaacaaaaattgataaaagtaaagaaattgatgataacatatataaatacacatgttttaatttaatcaaatg
This sequence is a window from Vigna angularis cultivar LongXiaoDou No.4 chromosome 2, ASM1680809v1, whole genome shotgun sequence. Protein-coding genes within it:
- the LOC108321733 gene encoding putative glutamine amidotransferase GAT1_2.1 — protein: MSTDLSVILPRVLIVSRRSVRKNKFVDFVGEYHLDLIVGYGAVPVIVPRVSGVHMLLDSFEPIHGVLLCEGEDIDPSWYEEDTSGLSQEELEEIRRLHVSDTAIDKEKDSIELSLAKLCLERNIPYLGICRGSQILNVACGGTLYQDIGKELSIKCPENKRVMHINYDDYDGHRHDVEVVEDTPLHHWFKDSLEDGKMDIWVNSYHHQGVKRLAQRFVPMAFAPDGLIEGFYDPDAYNPDEGKFIMGLQFHPERMRKPDSEEFDYPGCPFAYKEFVKAVVAYQKKLNSLTTVQKPVKLNKEMENKRKIIVRSFSLAKNLYNAGRGTNSPRDSELEIGAEFLESNTALSVQQENRLKQMGATVRNARSYKERVKLNEEREKMARGVMRKMSVEQLSELLSFYHTMGQICSEVLDIKIHGLVTPQ